A genomic stretch from Setaria italica strain Yugu1 chromosome VII, Setaria_italica_v2.0, whole genome shotgun sequence includes:
- the LOC101758027 gene encoding subtilisin-like protease SBT1.4: protein MHIRSTPPLLVVLTALAIFLAPADAVGGDTVATGGTGDATGTFLVVVCRANGPKENGEKLREWHASLLASLLNTSAGAILEEARSPEGGQLVYSYQHVVSGFAARLTTQQLDELRRLNWCVDAIPDVNYRLRTTYTPALLGVSTPQTGMWAVARSMGEGVIVGVIDNGIDPRHVSYSDEGMPPPPAKWRGRCEFGGAPCNKKLIGGRSQTPGLHGTHTSSTAVGAFVRDVQVFRKSIGAASGMAPRAHLASYEVCFEDTCPSTKQLIAIEQGAFIDGVDVVSISAGDDTQQPFYKDLTAVGSFSAVMSGVFVSTSAGNSGPDYGTVTNCAPWVLTVAASTMTRRAVSRVRLGNGLVFKGEAKQRYKPVKIAPLVYVSGVFEDGSALKAVDVRGKIVFCDRSEGATIRGEMVRAAGGVGIIMFNDESEGGETEPAGNITIAAARVSQADGVRIMAYINSTSNPTANLHFTGVELDPSYRPAVAGYSSRGPCNMSSLGVLKPDITGPGTNIVAAVPGGNASAPSRTFGMISGTSMSAPHLSGIAAVLKRARPGWSPTAIKSAMMTTADVTHPDGMPITDEITGEPATHLLMGSGIVNPTKAVDPGLIYDLSTHEYLTYVCGLGYNDSFVNDIIAQPLQNVSCASSGKIGGKDLNYPSFLVTLTAAAPVVEVKRTVTNVGEAVSVYTAEVVAPKTVAVEVVPPRLEFSTVNQKMDFTVMFRRVANPVNGTVEGSLRWVSGKYSVRSPIVVLDGTLNLV from the coding sequence ATGCACATCCGATCCACCCCacctctcctcgtcgtcctcacCGCCCTTGCCATCTTTCTCGCCCCAGCAGACGCTGTCGGGGGCGACACTGTCGCCACCGGTGGCACCGGCGATGCCACGGGTACGTTCCTGGTGGTCGTCTGCCGAGCCAATGGTCCCAAGGAGAACGGCGAGAAGCTGCGCGAGTGGCACGCCTCGCTGCTCGCCTCCCTGCTGAACACCAGCGCCGGCGCGATCCTCGAAGAGGCCCGGTCACCGGAGGGCGGGCAGCTCGTCTACTCCTATCAGCACGTCGTCAGCGGGTTCGCCGCGCGGCTCACGACGCAGCAGCTGGACGAGCTGCGCCGGCTCAACTGGTGCGTCGACGCCATCCCGGACGTCAACTACCGGCTCCGGACCACGTACACGCCGGCGCTGCTCGGGGTGAGCACGCCGCAGACGGGCATGTGGGCCGTGGCGCGCAGCATGGGGGAGGGCGTCATCGTTGGCGTCATCGACAACGGCATCGACCCACGCCACGTGTCCTACAGCGACGAgggcatgccgccgccgccagccaagtGGCGGGGTCGGTGCGAGTTCGGCGGCGCGCCGTGCAACAAGAAGCTCATCGGCGGGCGGTCGCAGACGCCGGGGTTACACGGCACGCACACGTCCAGCACCGCCGTCGGCGCCTTCGTCAGGGACGTCCAAGTGTTCCGAAAGAGCATCGGTGCGGCCTCCGGCATGGCGCCGCGCGCGCACCTGGCGTCGTACGAGGTCTGCTTCGAGGACACGTGCCCGTCCACGAAGCAGCTCATCGCCATAGAGCAGGGTGCGTTCATCGACGGCGTGGACGTCGTCTCCATCTCCGCTGGGGACGACACGCAGCAGCCGTTCTACAAGGACCTCACCGCCGTCGGGAGCTTCTCCGCGGTCATGTCGGGCGTCTTCGTGAGCACGAGCGCCGGGAACTCCGGCCCGGACTACGGGACCGTCACCAACTGCGCGCCATGGGTGCTCACCGTGGCGGCGAGCACCATGACCCGCCGGGCCGTCTCCAGGGTCAGGCTCGGCAATGGGTTGGTGTTCAAAGGCGAGGCCAAACAGAGGTACAAGCCCGTCAAGATAGCCCCGCTCGTCTACGTCTCGGGCGTCTTCGAAGACGGCTCCGCACTCAAGGCCGTCGACGTCCGTGGGAAGATCGTCTTCTGTGACCGCTCGGAAGGTGCCACCATTCGCGGCGAGATggtccgcgccgccggcggcgtgggcaTTATCATGTTCAACGACGAGTCCGAGGGCGGCGAGACAGAGCCCGCAGGGAACATAACcatcgcggcggcgcgcgtTAGCCAGGCCGACGGCGTGAGGATCATGGCGTACATCAACTCCACGTCCAACCCTACCGCGAACCTCCATTTCACCGGCGTCGAGCTGGACCCGTCCTACCGGCCGGCCGTCGCGGGCTATTCTTCGCGAGGCCCCTGCAACATGTCAAGCCTCGGCGTGCTGAAGCCCGACATCACCGGTCCCGGCACGAACATCGTGGCCGCCGTCCCGGGCGGGAACGCCAGCGCGCCCAGCCGCACCTTCGGCATGATCAGTGGCACATCCATGTCCGCGCCGCACCTCTCGGGGATCGCGGCCGTGCTGAAGCGAGCGCGCCCAGGGTGGTCACCCACCGCGATCAAGTCCGCGATGATGACGACAGCCGACGTGACGCACCCGGATGGCATGCCGATCACCGACGAGAtcaccggcgagccggcgacacACCTCCTCATGGGCTCGGGGATCGTGAACCCCACCAAGGCAGTGGACCCGGGCCTCATCTACGACCTCTCAACGCATGAGTACCTCACCTACGTCTGCGGCCTCGGGTACAACGACAGCTTCGTCAACGACATCATCGCACAGCCGCTGCAGAACGTGAGCTGCGCATCGTCCGGCAAGATCGGGGGCAAGGACCTGAACTACCCGTCGTTCCTGGTGAcgctcacggcggcggcgccggtggtcgAGGTCAAGCGCACGGTGACCAACGTTGGCGAGGCCGTGTCGGTGTACACGGCGGAGGTCGTGGCACCCAAGAccgtcgccgtcgaggtggTGCCGCCGAGGCTGGAGTTCAGCACTGTGAACCAGAAGATGGATTTCACTGTGATGTTCCGCAGAGTTGCCAATCCCGTCAACGGCACGGTGGAAGGCAGCCTGCGGTGGGTCTCCGGCAAATACTCCGTTCGCAGCCCAATCGTCGTTCTTGATGGAACATTGAATTTGGTTTAG
- the LOC101781556 gene encoding O-glucosyltransferase rumi, whose product MKSFLLRAAARRQPRHDEEEGAASSSSDPPPSPCPPPKEDPDGAPPPLCTSKQVIVVDDGTDGGDLAAANGSGLAEKRQSTAAAKQQAWWWWWSSAPTRGVGVGLGLVVAGLVFVALLAGTTIRRLDYYSSAFLLGGGRGSIRRPHHHVPSSVANLVPVPFNCGGNETHPSSSPLSPGTCRRRHAAAASPSPSPSPSPSVEPRSSSSERGRPAPPRCPDYFRYIHSDLSPWREAGITREAVERGRGRAAFRLVVLGGRAYVEAYHRVFQTRDSFTLWGIAQLLARYPGRVPDLDLMFNCEDMPELQAADFPRPSEAPPLFRYCKDDATLDIVFPDWSFWGWPEVNVRPWAPLLQEMDRETRRLPWPEREPYAHWKGNPGVSTQRADLLRCNVSDKMDWNARLFRQDWNAAIRGGFKDSNLAKQCAYRYKIFVQGRSWSVSEKYILACDSPMLLVATPYKDFFSRGLVAGKHYWPIDPARKCPSVKFAVDWGNAHPAQAQRMAEEGSSFAREEMSMDYVYDYMLHLLTEYARLLRYKPTIPESAVELCPESLACAAQGRERQFMMESRERFAADYEPCTLPPPFTAGELRDMARREEEVLRKVKRMEKHS is encoded by the exons ATGAAGAGCTTCCTTCTCCGGGCAGCTGCTCGCCGGCAGCCGCGgcacgacgaggaggagggggcagcgtcgtcgtcgtcggatccACCGCCGTCTCCATGTCCTCCCCCGAAGGAGGATCCGGATGGGGCACCGCCACCGCTCTGCACTAGCAAACAAGTCATCGTCGTCGATGATGGCACTGACGGCGGCGATCTAGCCGCGGCGAACGGCTCTGGCCTGGCGGAGAAGCGGCAGTCAACGGCGGCAGCAAAGCAGcaggcgtggtggtggtggtggtcgtcaGCGCCGACGAGGGGCGTGGGGGTGGGGCTGGGGCTGGTCGTCGCCggcctcgtcttcgtcgccttgctcgccggcaccaccatcCGCCGCCTCGACTACTACTCATCG GCCTTcctgctcggcggcggccgcggcagcatCAGGCGGCCTCATCACCACGTCCCTTCATCTGTGGCAAACCTCGTGCCCGTACCCTTCAACTGCGGCGGCAACGAAACGcacccctcctcctcgcccctgTCACCAGGAAcatgtcgtcgtcgtcacgCGGCTGCAGCATCGCCGTCGCCATCACCGTCACCGTCGCCATCAGTAGAACCGAGGTCTTCGTCCTCCGAACGCGGACGGCCAGCTCCTCCTCGGTGCCCTGACTACTTCCGCTACATCCACTCGGACCTCTCGCCATGGCGCGAGGCGGGAATCACGCGGGAGGCGGTggagcgcgggcgcggccgcgcggcgtTCCGGTTGGTGGTTCTGGGCGGCCGCGCGTACGTGGAGGCGTACCACCGCGTGTTCCAGACGCGGGACAGCTTCACGCTGTGGGGCATCGCGCAGCTGCTTGCGCGCTACCCTGGCCGCGTCCCGGACCTGGACCTCATGTTCAACTGCGAGGACATGCCCGAGCTGCAAGCCGCCGACTTCCCCCGGCCGTCCGAGGCGCCGCCGCTGTTCCGCTACTGCAAGGACGACGCCACGCTGGACATCGTGTTCCCGGACTGGTCCTTCTGGGGCTGGCCCGAGGTCAACGTCCGCCCCTGGGCGCCGCTCCTCCAGGAGATGGACCGCGAGACCCGCCGCCTGCCGTGGCCGGAGAGGGAGCCCTACGCGCACTGGAAGGGCAACCCCGGCGTGTCCACCCAGCGCGCCGACCTCCTCCGGTGCAACGTCTCGGACAAAATGGACTGGAACGCGCGCCTGTTCAGGCAGGATTGGAACGCCGCCATCCGAGGCGGGTTCAAGGACTCCAACCTGGCGAAGCAGTGCGCGTACAGGTACAAGATCTTCGTGCAGGGGCGGTCATGGTCGGTGAGCGAGAAGTACATCCTCGCCTGCGACTCGCCCATGCTGCTCGTCGCCACGCCCTACAAAGACTTCTTCTCCCGGGGGCTCGTCGCCGGCAAGCACTACTGGCCGATCGACCCCGCCCGCAAGTGCCCGTCCGTCAAGTTCGCCGTCGACTGGGGCAACGCCCACCCGGCGCAGGCGCAGCGAATGGCCGAGGAGGGTAGCAGCTTCGCTAGGGAGGAGATGAGCATGGACTACGTCTACGACTACATGCTGCACCTGCTCACTGAGTACGCACGCCTGCTCCGCTACAAGCCGACAATTCCAGAGAGTGCCGTCGAGCTCTGCCCCGAGTCCTTGGCGTGTGCCGCGCAAGGCCGCGAGCGGCAGTTCATGATGGAGTCCAGGGAGAGGTTCGCCGCCGATTACGAGCCCTGCACGCTGCCTCCACCGTTCACCGCAGGTGAACTCAGGGACATGGCCCGCAGAGAGGAAGAAGTCCTCAGGAAGGTGAAAAGGATGGAGAAACATAGCTAG